A window of Lagopus muta isolate bLagMut1 chromosome 14, bLagMut1 primary, whole genome shotgun sequence contains these coding sequences:
- the RBM27 gene encoding RNA-binding protein 27 isoform X2, giving the protein MLIDNVDALKSWLAKLLEPICDADPSALANYVVALVKKDKPEKELKAFCADQLDVFLQKETSGFVDKLFESLYTKSYLPSHEPTKVEVKPAGQEKEVIKEELSVKQNFQESVEEERDSRKKKHSSPQRSRADSSEQRTREKRRDDGKWRDYDRYYDRSDLYRDKSSWRRGRSKSRSKSRGLSRSRSRSRGRSKDHDANRSVEHRERSKFKSERNDVEGTYNPVSASASNSSEQYSAAQSIPSAVTVIAPAHHLENTTESWSNYYNNHSNPSSFGRNPPPKRRCQDYDERGFCVLGDLCQFDHGNDPLVVDEVSLPSMIPFPPPPPGLPPPPGMLLPPLPGPARSLRIPVPQAHPQAPPPVVLPVPRPPLTQSSLINNREQPGTSAVPSLAPVGARLPPPLPQNLLYTVSEHTYEPDGYNPEAPSITSAGRSQYRQFFTRAQTQRPNLIGLTSGEMDTNPRAANIIIQTEPPIPITNNSSNVTRVVLEPDSRKRSPSSLECPPLKKPWLGKQANNNQNKPGFLKKNQYTNTKLEVRKIPPELNNITQLNEHFSKFGTIVNIQVAFQNDPEAALIQYLTNDEARKAISSTEAVLNNRFIRVHWHRESEQQPPLLQQPQQQSPSPSLHHQLHLQQQALAPAPAVTMHSNLPKAVNKPLASGAYVLNKVPVKRRLGAAGGNQSDLSQAGAVAEDCQTFPTPTSHSKMVYSSSNLKAAMKPGAGSKPHDVQEALKKKQEAMKLQQDMRKKKQEMLEKQIECQKMLISKLEKNKAMKPEERAEIMKTLKELAGKISQLKDELKTSSATSTPSKLKSKTEAQKELLDAELDFHKRLSSGEDTTELRKKLNQLQVEAARLGILPAGRGKAAPAQGRGRGRGRGGRGRGMLNHMVVDHRPKALTVGGFIEEEKDELLQHFSKFGDIEDLQEEDSPLSVVLTFKSRSEAENAANQGSKFKDRRLQISWYKPKVPSVSTEVEEEESKEEETETSDLFLHEDDDDEDEDEDESRSWRR; this is encoded by the exons CTGTCTGTTAAACAGAATTTTCAAGAATCAGTTGAAGAAGAGCGGGATAGCAGGAAGAAGAAGCATTCTAGTCCACAGAGAAGCCGTGCAGATTCCAGTGAACAAAG AaccagagagaaaaggagagatgaTGGAAAGTGGAGGGACTACGACAGGTACTACGACAGGAGCGACCTGTACAGAGACAAGTCCAGCTGGCGGCGAGGCAGGAGCAAAAGCCGGAGTAAAAGCAGAGGGCTGAGTCGAAGTCGCAGCCGCAGCAGGGGTAGAAGCAAAGACCATGATGCAAACAGAAGTGTTG AGCACCGTGAGAGATCAAAGTTCAAGAGCGAACGAAATGATGTTGAAGGCACATATAATCCAGTTTCTGCGTCTGCCAGTAACTCTTCTGAACAGTATTCTGCTGCACAGTCTATTCCCAGTGCTGTTACTGTAATTGCACCTGCGCACCATCTTGAAAACACAACAGAGAGTTGGTCAAATTATTACAACAATCATAGCAATCCCAGTTCATTTGGCAGAAATCCTCCACCTAAGAGAAGGTGTCAAGATTATGATG agagAGGATTTTGTGTACTTGGTGATCTTTGTCAGTTTGATCATGGAAATGATCCGTTAGTAGTAGATGAAGTTTCCTTGCCAAGTATGATTCCTTTTCCTCCACCACCTCCGGGACTTCCACCCCCTCCAGGTATGCTTCTGCCTCCCCTGCCAGGTCCAGCTCGCAGTTTGAGGATCCCAGTTCCACAAGCTCATCCGCAGGCACCACCTCCTGTTGTGCTTCCTGTACCGA GGCCGCCTTTGACTCAGTCCAGTCTGATCAATAACCGCGAGCAGCCCGGGACGAGCGCAGTGCCCAGCCTGGCGCCTGTGGGAGCGCGGCTGCCCCCCCCGCTACCCCAGAACCTCCTGTACACAGTATCAGAAC ATACGTATGAGCCAGATGGCTATAACCCTGAAGCTCCTAGTATTACCAGTGCTGGTCGATCTCAGTACCGGCAGTTCTTTACAAGAGCACAGACGCAGCGTCCGAATCTAATTGGCTTAACATCTGGGGAGATGGATACAAATCCAAGAG ctgCCAACATTATCATCCAGACCGAACCTCCCATTCCCATTACAAATAATAGCAGCAATGTAACTAGAGTTGTGCTTGAACCAGACAGCAGAAAAAGGTCACCAAGTAGTTTGGAATGTCCACCGCTGAAGAAACCGTGGCTGGGAAA GCAAGCAAATAATAACCAGAATAAGCCaggttttctgaaaaagaatcaGTACACTAACACAAAGTTAGAAGTTCGAAAAATTCCACCAGAACTGAACAATATTACACAACTCAACGAGCACTTCAGCAAGTTTGGAACTATTGTAAACATTcag GTTGCTTTCCAGAACGATCCTGAAGCTGCTCTGATTCAGTACTTAACTAATGATGAGGCTAGGAAGGCAATTTCAAGCACAGAGGCAGTTTTAAACAATCGGTTCATAAGGGTGCACTGGCACAGAGAAAGCGAGCAGCAGcccccactgctgcagcagccccagcagcagtcaCCCTCGCCGTCTCTTCATCACCAACTTCACCTCCAGCAGCAAGCCCTGGCCCCGGCTCCCGCTGTGACAATGCACAGCAATCTGCCCAAG GCAGTGAACAAACCGCTGGCATCTGGTGCCTATGTCCTGAACAAAGTCCCTGTGAAACGTCGCCTTGGAGCAGCAGGTGGAAATCAGTCTGATCTCAGTCAGGCTGGGGCCGTGGCAGAGGACTGTCAG ACATTTCCTACTCCTACAAGCCATTCAAAAATGGTTTATAGTTCTTCAAACTTGAAGGCGGCTATGAAGCCTGGCGCAGGATCTAAACCTCACGACGTACAGGAAGCTCTTAAGAAGAAGCAG GAGGCAATGAAACTCCAACaagacatgaggaaaaagaagcaggagatgttagaaaaacaaatagaatgCCAGAAG ATGTTGATATCCAAGCTGGAGAAAAACAAGGCCATGAAACCAGAAGAGAGAGCAGAAATAATGAAGACGTTAAAAGAACTAGCAGGAAAAATATCTCAGTTAAAGGATGAGTTAAAAACTTCATCTGCAACCTCTACGCCATCAAAATTAAAATCCAAGACAGAG GCACAAAAGGAACTTCTGGATGCAGAACTAGACTTCCACAAACGACTCTCTTCTGGGGAAGACACAACTGAACTGCGGAAAAAGCTAAATCAGCTGCAAGTGGAG GCTGCCCGTTTAGGCATTTTGCCTGCTGGCCGAGGAAAGGCGGCTCCAGCCCAGGGGAGAGGACGAGGACGGGGCCGTGgtgggagaggaagggggaTGTTAAATCACATGGTGGTAGACCATCGTCCCAAAGCACTAACAGTTGGAGGATTCATTGAAGAGGAGAAAGATGAATTGCTGCAGCACTTCTCT aaaTTCGGAGACATTGAGGATCTCCAAGAAGAAGACTCCCCACTGAGTGTTGTTCTGACCTTCAAATCTCGCTCTGAAGCTGAGAAT GCTGCTAACCAGGGATCCAAGTTTAAAGACCGAAGGCTGCAGATATCATGGTACAAACCTAAGGTACCCTCTGTGTCCACAGAAGTTGAGGAAGAGGAATCTAAGGAAGAG GAGACTGAAACCTCAGATTTGTTTTTGCAcgaagatgatgatgatgaggatgaagatgaggatgaaTCCCGTTCTTGGAGAAGATGA
- the RBM27 gene encoding RNA-binding protein 27 isoform X1, whose amino-acid sequence MLVQSSWCSCVSRCDADPSALANYVVALVKKDKPEKELKAFCADQLDVFLQKETSGFVDKLFESLYTKSYLPSHEPTKVEVKPAGQEKEVIKEELSVKQNFQESVEEERDSRKKKHSSPQRSRADSSEQRTREKRRDDGKWRDYDRYYDRSDLYRDKSSWRRGRSKSRSKSRGLSRSRSRSRGRSKDHDANRSVEHRERSKFKSERNDVEGTYNPVSASASNSSEQYSAAQSIPSAVTVIAPAHHLENTTESWSNYYNNHSNPSSFGRNPPPKRRCQDYDERGFCVLGDLCQFDHGNDPLVVDEVSLPSMIPFPPPPPGLPPPPGMLLPPLPGPARSLRIPVPQAHPQAPPPVVLPVPRPPLTQSSLINNREQPGTSAVPSLAPVGARLPPPLPQNLLYTVSEHTYEPDGYNPEAPSITSAGRSQYRQFFTRAQTQRPNLIGLTSGEMDTNPRAANIIIQTEPPIPITNNSSNVTRVVLEPDSRKRSPSSLECPPLKKPWLGKQANNNQNKPGFLKKNQYTNTKLEVRKIPPELNNITQLNEHFSKFGTIVNIQVAFQNDPEAALIQYLTNDEARKAISSTEAVLNNRFIRVHWHRESEQQPPLLQQPQQQSPSPSLHHQLHLQQQALAPAPAVTMHSNLPKAVNKPLASGAYVLNKVPVKRRLGAAGGNQSDLSQAGAVAEDCQTFPTPTSHSKMVYSSSNLKAAMKPGAGSKPHDVQEALKKKQEAMKLQQDMRKKKQEMLEKQIECQKMLISKLEKNKAMKPEERAEIMKTLKELAGKISQLKDELKTSSATSTPSKLKSKTEAQKELLDAELDFHKRLSSGEDTTELRKKLNQLQVEAARLGILPAGRGKAAPAQGRGRGRGRGGRGRGMLNHMVVDHRPKALTVGGFIEEEKDELLQHFSKFGDIEDLQEEDSPLSVVLTFKSRSEAENAANQGSKFKDRRLQISWYKPKVPSVSTEVEEEESKEEETETSDLFLHEDDDDEDEDEDESRSWRR is encoded by the exons CTGTCTGTTAAACAGAATTTTCAAGAATCAGTTGAAGAAGAGCGGGATAGCAGGAAGAAGAAGCATTCTAGTCCACAGAGAAGCCGTGCAGATTCCAGTGAACAAAG AaccagagagaaaaggagagatgaTGGAAAGTGGAGGGACTACGACAGGTACTACGACAGGAGCGACCTGTACAGAGACAAGTCCAGCTGGCGGCGAGGCAGGAGCAAAAGCCGGAGTAAAAGCAGAGGGCTGAGTCGAAGTCGCAGCCGCAGCAGGGGTAGAAGCAAAGACCATGATGCAAACAGAAGTGTTG AGCACCGTGAGAGATCAAAGTTCAAGAGCGAACGAAATGATGTTGAAGGCACATATAATCCAGTTTCTGCGTCTGCCAGTAACTCTTCTGAACAGTATTCTGCTGCACAGTCTATTCCCAGTGCTGTTACTGTAATTGCACCTGCGCACCATCTTGAAAACACAACAGAGAGTTGGTCAAATTATTACAACAATCATAGCAATCCCAGTTCATTTGGCAGAAATCCTCCACCTAAGAGAAGGTGTCAAGATTATGATG agagAGGATTTTGTGTACTTGGTGATCTTTGTCAGTTTGATCATGGAAATGATCCGTTAGTAGTAGATGAAGTTTCCTTGCCAAGTATGATTCCTTTTCCTCCACCACCTCCGGGACTTCCACCCCCTCCAGGTATGCTTCTGCCTCCCCTGCCAGGTCCAGCTCGCAGTTTGAGGATCCCAGTTCCACAAGCTCATCCGCAGGCACCACCTCCTGTTGTGCTTCCTGTACCGA GGCCGCCTTTGACTCAGTCCAGTCTGATCAATAACCGCGAGCAGCCCGGGACGAGCGCAGTGCCCAGCCTGGCGCCTGTGGGAGCGCGGCTGCCCCCCCCGCTACCCCAGAACCTCCTGTACACAGTATCAGAAC ATACGTATGAGCCAGATGGCTATAACCCTGAAGCTCCTAGTATTACCAGTGCTGGTCGATCTCAGTACCGGCAGTTCTTTACAAGAGCACAGACGCAGCGTCCGAATCTAATTGGCTTAACATCTGGGGAGATGGATACAAATCCAAGAG ctgCCAACATTATCATCCAGACCGAACCTCCCATTCCCATTACAAATAATAGCAGCAATGTAACTAGAGTTGTGCTTGAACCAGACAGCAGAAAAAGGTCACCAAGTAGTTTGGAATGTCCACCGCTGAAGAAACCGTGGCTGGGAAA GCAAGCAAATAATAACCAGAATAAGCCaggttttctgaaaaagaatcaGTACACTAACACAAAGTTAGAAGTTCGAAAAATTCCACCAGAACTGAACAATATTACACAACTCAACGAGCACTTCAGCAAGTTTGGAACTATTGTAAACATTcag GTTGCTTTCCAGAACGATCCTGAAGCTGCTCTGATTCAGTACTTAACTAATGATGAGGCTAGGAAGGCAATTTCAAGCACAGAGGCAGTTTTAAACAATCGGTTCATAAGGGTGCACTGGCACAGAGAAAGCGAGCAGCAGcccccactgctgcagcagccccagcagcagtcaCCCTCGCCGTCTCTTCATCACCAACTTCACCTCCAGCAGCAAGCCCTGGCCCCGGCTCCCGCTGTGACAATGCACAGCAATCTGCCCAAG GCAGTGAACAAACCGCTGGCATCTGGTGCCTATGTCCTGAACAAAGTCCCTGTGAAACGTCGCCTTGGAGCAGCAGGTGGAAATCAGTCTGATCTCAGTCAGGCTGGGGCCGTGGCAGAGGACTGTCAG ACATTTCCTACTCCTACAAGCCATTCAAAAATGGTTTATAGTTCTTCAAACTTGAAGGCGGCTATGAAGCCTGGCGCAGGATCTAAACCTCACGACGTACAGGAAGCTCTTAAGAAGAAGCAG GAGGCAATGAAACTCCAACaagacatgaggaaaaagaagcaggagatgttagaaaaacaaatagaatgCCAGAAG ATGTTGATATCCAAGCTGGAGAAAAACAAGGCCATGAAACCAGAAGAGAGAGCAGAAATAATGAAGACGTTAAAAGAACTAGCAGGAAAAATATCTCAGTTAAAGGATGAGTTAAAAACTTCATCTGCAACCTCTACGCCATCAAAATTAAAATCCAAGACAGAG GCACAAAAGGAACTTCTGGATGCAGAACTAGACTTCCACAAACGACTCTCTTCTGGGGAAGACACAACTGAACTGCGGAAAAAGCTAAATCAGCTGCAAGTGGAG GCTGCCCGTTTAGGCATTTTGCCTGCTGGCCGAGGAAAGGCGGCTCCAGCCCAGGGGAGAGGACGAGGACGGGGCCGTGgtgggagaggaagggggaTGTTAAATCACATGGTGGTAGACCATCGTCCCAAAGCACTAACAGTTGGAGGATTCATTGAAGAGGAGAAAGATGAATTGCTGCAGCACTTCTCT aaaTTCGGAGACATTGAGGATCTCCAAGAAGAAGACTCCCCACTGAGTGTTGTTCTGACCTTCAAATCTCGCTCTGAAGCTGAGAAT GCTGCTAACCAGGGATCCAAGTTTAAAGACCGAAGGCTGCAGATATCATGGTACAAACCTAAGGTACCCTCTGTGTCCACAGAAGTTGAGGAAGAGGAATCTAAGGAAGAG GAGACTGAAACCTCAGATTTGTTTTTGCAcgaagatgatgatgatgaggatgaagatgaggatgaaTCCCGTTCTTGGAGAAGATGA